The Deinococcus ruber region ACTCAGCAGGAAGTGTCGCCGGAACTGCTCAAGCTGCTGGAAATGGTGGCCCTGAGAATCGACCGTGCGGTGGAGCGTTCCTCGGGCGTGGAGCGGCTGCGGCTGCTGCGCGAGGCGGCGCTGCGTTCGGTGGGGCGGGTGCTGGAGTACCGCGACGACGAAACGTTTGGCCATACCGACCGCGTGACCACCCTGGCGCTCCGGCTCGGTGAGGCGCTGGGTCTGAGCGCCGACGCCCTGCAACACCTGCGCTGGGGAGCGTATCTGCACGATATCGGCAAGGTCGCCGTCAGCGACGCCATTCTCCGCAAACCCGGCCCTCTGACCCCGAGCGAGCGGCTGGAGATGCAGCGTCACGTCGTCACGGGCGACGATCTGCTGCTCGACGAGCTGTTTGTGCCCCGCGAGGTGCGCGAGGTGGTGCGCCATCATCATGAGCGCTGGGACGGTGCCGGGTATCCCGACGGGCTGGCAGGACATGACATTCCGCTGCTGGCACGCATTTTCAGCGTGGTCGATGTGTACGACGCCCTGACGAGTGAGCGGCCTTATAAGCGTGCCTGGACGAGCGAGGCTGCCCTGGCCGAACTGTCGCGCTGTGCGGGCACCCAGTTCGATGCAGACGTGGTAGCGACCTTCCTGACGCTGCTTTGAAGCAGGAACATCGGCCTGCCGGGAGTTCAGCTCTTTTCCTTCAGACTTTTCCTATTCAGATTTTTGTCCCTGCCGTTGGGTATGCTGACGCCATGCCCAAACGCCCTGCTGCTGTGTGCACGCTGGCCCTGCTCGCTGTTCTGTCCTGTGCATCCAGTGCCGGGGCAGGCAGTTACGCGCTGCCATTCAATCTCAGAACCCTGAGCAACCGCTCGTTGCTCGGCGGCAACAAAGACATGTCGCTGCCTGCCCTGAGTGCCGCCCAGCAGCAGGCACTGACCCGGCAGGGCTTCGTGATCTCGCCCGCCGAGCAGAACAGGTGGCGGCAGTTTCATCAGGTCTATGAAGCCACGCGCTACGCCGAGCAGCCGGTGTTCGTGACCACCGATTCGGCGCTGCACATCTATCATCTGGTCTTCGACAAGCTGCTGCGCGACCTGGAGCGCGAAAGCCTGGCACCCGCACTCAAGGCGCTGGCGGCCCGCAGCGTGACGGCGGCGCAGGCGCAGGTCAGGTCGCTGGCGGGCACGCCGCTGGCCCCCAACGCGGTGCAGGCGCTGGCGTACTGGGCGGTGGCGCAGCGGCTGATCGACCCGCAGGCCACCGTGCCCGCCGAGGTCAGGCCGCAGGTAACGGCGCAGCTCCGGCTGATCGCCGCCCACGCAGGCATCGCCGCTTCTCCGATCTTCACCAGCCCGGATTTTACGGAAGACTACTCGCAGTACGTGCCGCGTGGTCATTACACCCGCAGCGCCGCCCTGAAAAATTACTTCCAGGCGATGATGTGGCTCGGGCGCATCAATCTGCGTGTGAAAGACCCGAGCGAAACGCGCACGGCAGCCCTGCTGACCCGCCTGATGGTGCAGGATGCTCAGACCAGTAAGCTCTGGGCGCGGATTTACGACCCCACCACCGAGCTGATCGGCGCGAGCGACGACCTGACTATTCGCCAGTACAGCGCCGCGCTTCAGACGACGCTGGGCGGTGACATTCGCGCCCTGTCCGACGACAGCAAGCTGAGTGCCTTTCAGGCCGCCCTCGCCAAGCTGCCGCCCCCGCGTGTGAACAGCGTATTCGTGGTGGCCCGGCCCGGCGAGGGTGCCGATGTCCGTCAGCGCGACACGCTCGGCTTCCGCGTCATGGGGCAGCGCTTCACGCTCGACGGCGCGGCGCTGCAACAGCTCGTGTACCGCGAGGTGGGCGACCTTCAGAAGCCGCGCACGCTGCCCAGGGGCCTCGATCTGATGGCCGCGCTCGGCAGCGACGCGGCGAAGGCCGAACTTCGCACGCTGGGAGATTTCAGCTTCAAGAATTACGAATCGCAGCTCGCCAGGGTACGCAGCCAGTTCGCAGCCCTGAAGCCCGCCGACTGGACAGCCAATCTGTACAGCGGCTGGGTCTATACGCTTCAGGCCGTGGTGAAGCCGGAAGCCCGCGACGCCCGCTATCCAGCCTTCATGAGAACGCCCGCCTGGAGCCGTAAGGAGCTGCTGACCGCGCTGGGCAGCTGGACCGAACTGCGCCACGACACGCTGCTGTACGCCAAGCAGGTGATGGCCGAGATGGGCGCGGGCGAGGAACCAGAGCATCCTCGCGGGTACGTCGAGCCAAACGCGGCGGTCTGGGCGCGGCTGCTGGCGCTGGAAGGGCAGACCCGGGACGTGCTGAAGGCGCAGAATATCCTGTCTCAGCGCACTGCCGAGAATCTGGCGAGCCTGCAAGACATGCTGAGTTT contains the following coding sequences:
- a CDS encoding DUF3160 domain-containing protein produces the protein MPKRPAAVCTLALLAVLSCASSAGAGSYALPFNLRTLSNRSLLGGNKDMSLPALSAAQQQALTRQGFVISPAEQNRWRQFHQVYEATRYAEQPVFVTTDSALHIYHLVFDKLLRDLERESLAPALKALAARSVTAAQAQVRSLAGTPLAPNAVQALAYWAVAQRLIDPQATVPAEVRPQVTAQLRLIAAHAGIAASPIFTSPDFTEDYSQYVPRGHYTRSAALKNYFQAMMWLGRINLRVKDPSETRTAALLTRLMVQDAQTSKLWARIYDPTTELIGASDDLTIRQYSAALQTTLGGDIRALSDDSKLSAFQAALAKLPPPRVNSVFVVARPGEGADVRQRDTLGFRVMGQRFTLDGAALQQLVYREVGDLQKPRTLPRGLDLMAALGSDAAKAELRTLGDFSFKNYESQLARVRSQFAALKPADWTANLYSGWVYTLQAVVKPEARDARYPAFMRTPAWSRKELLTALGSWTELRHDTLLYAKQVMAEMGAGEEPEHPRGYVEPNAAVWARLLALEGQTRDVLKAQNILSQRTAENLASLQDMLSFLQSITARELSGGKISRDEYDRIHFYGGWLEELTTASTDPEGGDQGGSPAFDEPPYAAVVADVATDGGSGTALEEGTGTIQELYALVPDGRGGTQVARGGVYSQYEFTVPLAGRLTDEAWRARLSAGQLPAAHPWLRGVVVK